Proteins encoded within one genomic window of Tabrizicola piscis:
- a CDS encoding carbon-phosphorus lyase complex subunit PhnI gives MAYVATRGGERAIDQSERLYRAELGRIDAARVAEIRHALPMLIDRVMGEASLYEPDLAALALAQSGGDLYEAVLLLRAWRTTQPRLTIADPVLQDQLFTHRRISAAFKDIPGGQILGPSLDYAHRILATDVLRGVPFVPPPVDPAPVAAPAQQPSLAAWQKAQGLVADPARADVAPDDIPDLTREPLLFPAKRAHTLQSLARADTGGMLALGYSAMRGYGNAHPTVNELRLAEAEVRVRHPSGTVFSAGRVKVSQAEVTSKGKSGLLELGFCATLGWNEVKVISGATLDLNAPGAAKGSPVEEEFFLYHTEPVEASGFCIHFKLPHYVTFQSSLDALRGAKAAAPIEPEKVPA, from the coding sequence ATGGCCTATGTCGCAACCCGTGGCGGAGAGCGGGCGATTGACCAGTCCGAACGCCTGTACCGGGCGGAACTGGGCCGGATCGACGCAGCCCGCGTGGCCGAGATCCGCCATGCGCTGCCGATGCTGATCGACCGGGTGATGGGCGAGGCCTCGCTTTACGAACCCGATCTTGCCGCGCTGGCGCTGGCGCAGTCGGGCGGTGATCTGTACGAGGCGGTGCTCCTCCTGCGCGCCTGGCGCACGACGCAGCCGCGCCTGACGATTGCGGACCCCGTGCTGCAGGACCAGCTTTTCACCCATCGGCGGATCTCGGCGGCGTTCAAGGATATTCCGGGCGGGCAGATCCTTGGGCCAAGCCTTGACTATGCGCACCGCATACTGGCAACCGATGTGCTGCGCGGTGTGCCCTTTGTCCCGCCCCCCGTCGACCCCGCCCCGGTTGCAGCCCCCGCGCAGCAACCTTCGCTGGCCGCCTGGCAAAAGGCGCAGGGTCTGGTGGCAGACCCCGCCCGCGCCGACGTGGCGCCGGATGACATTCCCGACCTGACGCGGGAGCCGTTGCTGTTCCCGGCCAAGCGGGCCCATACGCTGCAAAGCCTTGCCCGCGCCGATACCGGCGGGATGCTGGCCTTGGGCTATTCCGCCATGCGCGGCTATGGCAACGCCCATCCCACGGTGAACGAGTTGCGGCTGGCCGAGGCGGAGGTGCGGGTGCGCCACCCGAGCGGCACGGTGTTTTCCGCCGGGCGGGTGAAGGTGTCACAGGCCGAGGTCACGTCGAAAGGCAAGTCGGGCCTGCTCGAACTGGGTTTCTGCGCCACGCTGGGCTGGAACGAGGTCAAGGTCATCTCGGGCGCGACGCTGGACCTTAACGCGCCCGGGGCGGCCAAAGGATCGCCGGTCGAGGAGGAGTTCTTCCTGTACCACACCGAACCGGTAGAGGCCTCGGGCTTCTGCATCCACTTCAAACTGCCGCATTATGTGACCTTCCAATCCTCGCTGGACGCTTTGCGCGGGGCCAAGGCGGCGGCGCCAATCGAGCCGGAAAAGGTGCCTGCATGA
- the phnH gene encoding phosphonate C-P lyase system protein PhnH has protein sequence MSLLAAVPVPDAFETRTNATFEALMWALARPGSVQTLPTPGMAGVAEALVDRECRVFCDDPALADRIASLGAARVALPLADHCFLGLDSGLIRLTEVAAGSALYPDEGATVVAEARFGAGQRLRLTGPGIETFAEIALDGISPIFWALRTTLCRYPAGFDLFLIDGVRVIGLPRSTTIEVL, from the coding sequence ATGTCGCTGCTTGCTGCCGTCCCGGTGCCCGACGCGTTTGAGACGCGCACCAACGCCACGTTCGAGGCGCTGATGTGGGCCCTGGCCCGCCCGGGTTCCGTCCAGACCCTGCCCACCCCCGGCATGGCAGGGGTTGCCGAGGCACTGGTTGACCGCGAGTGCCGGGTGTTCTGCGACGACCCCGCCCTTGCGGACCGCATCGCCAGCCTTGGCGCGGCGCGGGTTGCCTTGCCGCTGGCCGATCATTGCTTTCTGGGGCTGGACTCGGGCTTGATCCGGCTGACTGAGGTGGCGGCCGGCTCGGCGCTTTATCCTGACGAGGGGGCAACCGTGGTGGCCGAGGCGCGGTTTGGCGCGGGCCAAAGGCTGCGCCTGACCGGGCCGGGGATCGAGACTTTTGCCGAGATCGCGCTGGACGGCATTTCCCCGATCTTCTGGGCCTTGCGCACGACGCTCTGCCGCTATCCGGCGGGGTTCGATCTGTTCCTCATCGACGGCGTGCGGGTTATCGGCCTGCCGCGTTCCACAACAATCGAGGTGCTGTGA
- the phnG gene encoding phosphonate C-P lyase system protein PhnG, producing the protein MFDQGDDPAQPFDHARLLDVLARADADRMAALAEAVLPGLGPVEVVQSRTGLVMLPMRDTVQGTDFHLGEVLVAEAHIRAAGTEGYGMVLGRDLNRAMAMAVVDAAASLGQTPDIRAFLHREAALQTATDTARLREVEATRVDMETF; encoded by the coding sequence ATGTTTGACCAAGGCGACGACCCCGCCCAACCCTTCGACCACGCGCGCCTTCTGGACGTGCTGGCCCGCGCCGATGCCGACCGGATGGCCGCACTGGCCGAAGCAGTGCTGCCGGGACTTGGCCCGGTCGAGGTGGTGCAAAGCCGCACGGGCCTTGTGATGCTGCCGATGCGCGACACGGTGCAGGGGACCGACTTTCACTTGGGCGAGGTGCTGGTGGCCGAGGCGCATATCCGCGCCGCCGGGACCGAAGGCTATGGCATGGTCTTGGGCCGCGATCTGAACCGGGCGATGGCGATGGCGGTGGTCGATGCCGCTGCCAGCCTTGGCCAGACGCCGGACATCCGCGCCTTCCTGCATCGCGAGGCTGCGCTGCAAACCGCCACCGACACCGCCCGCCTGCGCGAGGTGGAAGCCACGCGCGTCGATATGGAGACGTTCTGA
- the phnF gene encoding phosphonate metabolism transcriptional regulator PhnF: protein MGRDNWKIIRDRISAEISAGELEPGAQLPTESQLCQTFQAGRHSVRRAVAALAVEGKLRVEQGRGTFVQAAPLISYHIGRRTRFRQNLLEQGIAPAGEQLADAIVPASARVAAELGLAEGSPVHRLLRRGLADWVPINIGLSYHCAARFPDLAAQRTGGASVTDIYRSHGIADYFRKRTIVFARRPDAEEAGLLMQHPDQPVLVLQKTDVDAAGRPIGYSEAVWAADRVQFSFDSQDEGDAAPEGAADV from the coding sequence ATGGGACGTGACAACTGGAAGATCATTCGCGATCGGATCTCGGCCGAGATTTCCGCCGGAGAGCTTGAGCCCGGCGCACAATTGCCGACCGAGTCGCAGTTGTGTCAGACGTTTCAGGCAGGGCGCCACTCGGTCCGGCGGGCGGTGGCGGCCTTGGCGGTTGAGGGCAAGCTGCGGGTCGAACAGGGGCGCGGCACCTTTGTGCAGGCAGCGCCCCTGATCAGCTATCACATCGGACGGCGCACCCGGTTCCGGCAGAACCTGCTGGAACAGGGCATCGCCCCGGCAGGCGAGCAGCTTGCCGACGCGATCGTGCCTGCCTCGGCGCGGGTGGCGGCCGAGCTTGGACTGGCTGAGGGCAGCCCGGTTCACCGACTGCTGCGGCGGGGTCTGGCGGATTGGGTGCCGATCAACATCGGCCTGTCCTATCACTGCGCCGCCCGTTTTCCCGACCTTGCCGCACAGCGCACGGGCGGCGCTTCGGTGACCGACATCTACCGCAGTCACGGCATCGCCGACTACTTCCGCAAGCGCACCATCGTCTTTGCCCGCCGCCCGGATGCCGAGGAGGCCGGCCTTTTGATGCAGCATCCCGATCAGCCGGTGCTGGTGCTGCAAAAGACCGACGTGGACGCTGCGGGTCGGCCCATAGGGTATTCCGAGGCGGTCTGGGCGGCCGACCGGGTACAGTTTTCCTTCGACAGTCAGGATGAGGGCGATGCTGCCCCGGAAGGTGCCGCCGATGTTTGA
- a CDS encoding TetR/AcrR family transcriptional regulator C-terminal domain-containing protein yields the protein MIAALQTSERRSNLTRREQVIAAARELFLSKGFVHTSITDITDTVGGSRRDIYGMFTDKEGLFNAVLQSLIADVLSPSEMTFPARPGPDIAQDLRTFGKGLLANMLDPATVTIFRQFVSIGAARPEIGMQAYLSGPGVVYRRLATYLAAGASDGRLKIDDADRTARIFVEMLKGDYQLRALMTNETAFDRADLAEHVEKVVTLFLNGASPR from the coding sequence ATGATCGCCGCTTTGCAGACATCCGAACGCCGCAGCAACCTGACGCGGCGCGAGCAGGTCATTGCCGCCGCGCGCGAACTGTTTCTGTCCAAGGGGTTTGTCCATACGTCGATCACGGACATCACCGATACCGTCGGCGGGTCGCGGCGTGACATCTATGGAATGTTCACCGACAAGGAAGGGCTGTTCAACGCAGTCCTGCAATCCCTGATCGCTGACGTATTGTCACCCTCCGAGATGACTTTTCCCGCGCGTCCCGGACCAGACATCGCGCAGGACCTGCGGACCTTCGGCAAAGGCCTTCTGGCCAACATGCTCGACCCCGCCACCGTGACAATCTTCCGGCAGTTCGTGTCCATCGGCGCGGCCCGGCCAGAGATCGGAATGCAGGCCTATCTGTCCGGGCCGGGCGTCGTCTATCGTAGGCTCGCCACATATCTGGCGGCCGGCGCCAGCGACGGGCGGTTGAAGATCGACGATGCCGATCGGACTGCTCGCATCTTTGTCGAGATGCTGAAAGGCGACTACCAACTGCGCGCGCTGATGACAAACGAGACGGCCTTCGACCGGGCCGACCTTGCGGAACATGTCGAGAAGGTTGTTACCCTGTTTCTGAATGGTGCCAGTCCCCGCTGA
- a CDS encoding sulfate/molybdate ABC transporter ATP-binding protein, translating into MHIEIDEISKSFGATAALHPVSLSLPSGALVALLGPSGSGKTTLLRILGGLEFPTSGRVLFDGQDATGLSVQDRRAGFVFQSYALFRHMTVFGNIAYGLNARPRASRPTKAEIARRVTKLLELIQLPDIGARYPSQLSGGQRQRVALARALAIEPRMLLLDEPFGALDAKVRKELRQGLRDIHDTTGLTTVFVTHDQDEAMELADLVVVMSMGRIEQIGKPQDIRARPATPFVREFISA; encoded by the coding sequence ATGCACATCGAGATAGACGAAATCTCCAAATCCTTCGGCGCGACGGCGGCTTTGCACCCGGTGTCGTTGTCGCTGCCGTCGGGTGCGCTGGTGGCTTTGCTCGGCCCGTCCGGTTCGGGCAAGACCACGCTTCTGCGCATCCTTGGGGGGCTGGAGTTCCCGACTTCCGGGCGCGTCCTGTTCGACGGGCAGGATGCGACCGGCCTGAGTGTCCAGGACCGTCGCGCGGGCTTCGTGTTCCAGAGCTACGCCCTGTTTCGTCACATGACCGTCTTCGGCAACATTGCCTACGGGCTGAACGCCCGCCCCCGCGCTTCGCGGCCGACCAAGGCCGAGATCGCGCGGCGGGTGACGAAGCTGCTTGAACTGATCCAGTTGCCCGACATCGGCGCGCGCTACCCTTCGCAGCTCTCTGGCGGGCAGCGCCAGCGGGTCGCGCTGGCCCGTGCGCTGGCGATCGAACCCCGGATGCTTCTGCTGGATGAACCCTTCGGCGCACTGGACGCCAAGGTCCGCAAGGAGCTGCGACAGGGCCTGCGCGACATTCACGACACGACTGGCCTCACAACGGTTTTCGTCACCCACGATCAGGATGAGGCGATGGAACTGGCCGACCTTGTCGTCGTCATGTCGATGGGCCGGATCGAGCAGATCGGCAAGCCGCAAGACATCCGCGCGCGCCCGGCAACGCCCTTCGTGCGGGAATTCATCAGCGCCTGA
- the cysW gene encoding sulfate ABC transporter permease subunit CysW: MSEISLTKAARFRSATEETPTARWVLIGVAFLGLGILVFAPLIAVFVEALAQGVLASLQSLASRDAQSAIRLTLTIAAISVPLNAIFGIAAAWFITKFDFSGKAFLITLIDLPFSVSPVVAGLCIVLMFGTNSLLGGWLVANGYPIVFAMPGIILATMFVTFPFVARELIPVMIEQGRAEEEAALTLGASGWRVFWTVTVPNIRWALLYGVLLCNARAMGEFGAVAVVSGKIRGQTATMPTTIEMLYQEYLSVAAFSLAAVLALLALVTLLLKTALEIRHADQLAATHRH, from the coding sequence ATGTCTGAGATATCCCTGACCAAAGCCGCCCGCTTCCGCTCGGCCACGGAAGAAACGCCGACCGCTCGCTGGGTACTGATTGGGGTGGCGTTCCTTGGTCTTGGCATCCTTGTGTTCGCGCCGCTGATCGCGGTCTTTGTGGAGGCACTGGCCCAAGGCGTTCTTGCATCGCTGCAGAGCCTTGCCTCCCGCGATGCGCAGTCCGCGATCAGGTTGACGCTGACCATCGCCGCGATCTCGGTGCCGCTGAACGCGATCTTCGGCATCGCGGCGGCGTGGTTCATCACCAAGTTCGACTTTTCCGGAAAGGCCTTCCTGATCACGCTAATCGACCTGCCGTTCAGCGTCTCGCCCGTGGTGGCGGGCCTGTGCATTGTCCTGATGTTCGGCACCAACTCCCTTCTAGGCGGCTGGCTTGTGGCCAACGGCTATCCCATCGTCTTTGCAATGCCGGGGATCATACTGGCCACCATGTTCGTCACCTTCCCCTTCGTCGCGCGTGAGCTGATCCCGGTGATGATCGAGCAAGGCCGGGCGGAGGAGGAGGCAGCACTGACCTTGGGCGCCTCGGGCTGGCGGGTGTTCTGGACCGTGACTGTTCCCAACATCCGCTGGGCGCTGCTTTACGGCGTCCTCCTTTGCAACGCCCGCGCGATGGGCGAGTTCGGGGCGGTGGCGGTCGTTTCGGGCAAGATCCGGGGGCAGACCGCGACGATGCCGACCACGATCGAGATGCTCTACCAGGAATACCTGTCCGTTGCGGCCTTCTCGCTTGCCGCCGTGCTGGCCCTGTTGGCTCTGGTCACGCTTCTCCTCAAAACCGCGCTGGAAATTCGCCATGCCGATCAACTCGCCGCCACGCACCGCCACTAG
- a CDS encoding sulfate ABC transporter substrate-binding protein gives MLATITLAGSVTAQGAVTETHADGRLTIADGVRRLTGWPVTKLRGLVSAVALTVLSLGAAPSALQAESLLNVSYDPTRELYREFNEAFTAWWVAQGNEAPPIEVSHGGSGSQARAVIDGLGAQVVTLALAGDIDRIAEGGKLPADWQTKLPHNSSPYTSTIVFLVREGNPEGIADWGDLVKEGVEVITPNPKTSGGARWNYLAAWAWAEKNGQDPQAFVGALYKNVPILDSGARGSTTTFAQRGVGDVLLAWENEAYLALKELGEDQFDIVVPSISVLAEPPVTLVEGNITSDEQRKLAEAYLNFLYSPEGQALAFKHFYRAWDASAANPDDVARFPDLELVDIASFGGWAAVQAEHFADGGIFDQIYVPK, from the coding sequence ATGCTTGCCACCATCACCCTTGCCGGGTCCGTCACCGCTCAGGGCGCCGTGACCGAGACCCATGCAGACGGCCGCCTGACCATTGCAGATGGCGTTCGCCGCCTGACCGGCTGGCCGGTCACCAAGCTGCGGGGTCTCGTGTCGGCCGTGGCGCTGACCGTGCTGTCCTTGGGCGCAGCGCCGAGTGCCTTGCAGGCTGAGAGCCTGCTCAACGTCAGCTATGACCCGACACGTGAGCTCTATCGCGAGTTCAACGAAGCCTTCACCGCCTGGTGGGTGGCGCAAGGGAACGAGGCCCCGCCGATCGAGGTCAGCCATGGTGGGTCGGGGTCGCAGGCACGCGCAGTCATCGATGGGCTGGGGGCGCAGGTGGTGACGCTGGCGCTGGCTGGCGACATCGACCGGATTGCCGAGGGGGGCAAACTGCCGGCCGACTGGCAGACCAAGCTGCCGCACAATTCGTCGCCCTATACCTCGACCATCGTGTTCCTGGTACGCGAGGGGAACCCCGAGGGCATCGCCGACTGGGGCGATCTGGTCAAGGAGGGGGTGGAGGTCATCACCCCGAACCCGAAGACCAGCGGCGGCGCGCGCTGGAACTACCTTGCCGCATGGGCCTGGGCCGAGAAGAATGGGCAGGATCCGCAGGCCTTCGTCGGCGCGCTTTACAAGAACGTGCCGATCCTTGACTCGGGCGCGCGCGGGTCGACCACCACCTTTGCACAGCGTGGCGTAGGCGATGTGCTGCTGGCCTGGGAGAACGAGGCCTATCTGGCGCTGAAAGAGCTGGGCGAAGATCAGTTCGACATCGTCGTTCCATCAATCAGCGTGTTGGCTGAACCGCCAGTCACGCTGGTCGAAGGCAACATCACTTCGGACGAACAGCGCAAACTGGCTGAGGCTTACCTGAACTTCCTTTACTCCCCGGAAGGGCAGGCGCTGGCCTTCAAGCACTTCTACCGCGCCTGGGACGCTTCGGCCGCCAACCCCGATGACGTGGCCCGCTTCCCGGACCTGGAGTTGGTCGATATCGCCAGCTTCGGCGGTTGGGCTGCAGTGCAGGCCGAGCACTTCGCCGATGGCGGGATTTTCGACCAGATCTACGTGCCGAAGTAA
- a CDS encoding RrF2 family transcriptional regulator: MITQKMKYALKALLTLADEAAKPQPEALTIEEIAKRSGTPKRFLEHILLEVRNAGIIASIRGRSGGYSLIKRPTDISISELLRTIDGPIAPLPCLSRRAYQRCEDCTDEATCRIRKVFAEVFWSYLVIIDSLTLDDMLRSGVVADQVLGAAQ, from the coding sequence ATGATCACGCAGAAGATGAAATATGCCTTGAAGGCGTTGCTGACGCTGGCAGATGAAGCTGCAAAGCCGCAGCCCGAGGCCCTGACGATCGAAGAGATCGCCAAGCGCTCCGGCACGCCGAAGCGGTTTCTGGAGCATATCCTTCTGGAAGTGCGCAACGCCGGGATCATCGCCTCGATCCGGGGCAGGTCGGGTGGTTACAGCCTGATCAAGCGTCCGACGGACATCTCGATCTCGGAACTTCTGCGCACCATTGATGGCCCCATTGCGCCGCTTCCCTGCCTGTCGCGCCGCGCCTACCAGCGCTGCGAGGACTGCACGGATGAGGCGACCTGCCGGATCCGCAAGGTCTTTGCCGAGGTGTTCTGGTCCTATCTGGTCATCATCGACTCGCTGACGCTGGATGACATGCTGCGCTCCGGCGTTGTGGCTGATCAGGTGCTTGGCGCCGCGCAATAG
- a CDS encoding Lrp/AsnC family transcriptional regulator has protein sequence MTDLDLIDRKIVAELMRDATMPISQIADKVGLSQTPCWKRIQKLEAAGVLTGRVALANPDKLGLGLTVFVGIEVPDHSPEWREAFGRAVDGIPEIMEVYRMAGELDYLLRVSVSDMSAFDTLYKRLTDALPIKNVTSHFAMERMKFTTAYPVDTRNR, from the coding sequence ATGACCGACCTTGACCTGATCGACCGCAAGATCGTCGCCGAATTGATGCGCGATGCGACGATGCCCATTTCCCAGATCGCCGATAAGGTGGGCCTGTCGCAGACCCCCTGCTGGAAGCGGATCCAAAAACTTGAGGCCGCCGGGGTCCTTACAGGCCGCGTTGCACTGGCCAATCCGGACAAGCTGGGCTTGGGCCTGACCGTCTTTGTCGGCATCGAGGTGCCAGATCATTCGCCCGAGTGGCGCGAGGCGTTCGGACGCGCCGTTGATGGCATCCCCGAGATCATGGAAGTCTACCGGATGGCGGGCGAGCTTGACTACCTCCTGCGGGTCTCGGTGTCGGACATGTCGGCGTTCGACACCCTATACAAGCGCCTGACCGATGCCTTGCCGATCAAGAACGTGACCTCCCACTTCGCGATGGAGCGGATGAAGTTCACCACGGCCTACCCGGTTGACACCCGAAACCGCTAG
- a CDS encoding RBBP9/YdeN family alpha/beta hydrolase yields the protein MTKTLIVPGLDGSPAPHWQHWWAATDPKALMVDLSDPSRPSPAVWEIELAATILHHPGCVLVGHSLGAVLIARILTKWPQVKVRAALLVAPAETRGSDRIGQFGPIPELPLGVPATVVASRNDPWMRFARANTLSKAWGADLVDLGFAGHINVDSGYGPWAKGKSLRDGLIAATATLPVQKPEARRVSL from the coding sequence ATGACCAAGACCCTGATCGTTCCCGGCCTTGACGGCTCCCCCGCTCCGCACTGGCAGCATTGGTGGGCCGCGACCGATCCAAAGGCCCTGATGGTTGATCTGTCGGACCCGTCCCGCCCATCCCCCGCCGTCTGGGAGATCGAGTTGGCAGCAACCATCCTGCACCACCCGGGATGCGTCCTGGTCGGCCACTCTCTCGGCGCGGTGCTGATCGCCCGCATCCTGACGAAATGGCCACAGGTGAAGGTGCGCGCGGCTCTGCTGGTCGCTCCGGCCGAAACCCGCGGCAGCGACCGGATCGGCCAGTTCGGCCCGATCCCAGAGCTACCGCTTGGCGTCCCCGCCACGGTCGTCGCCAGCCGCAACGATCCCTGGATGCGCTTTGCCCGCGCAAACACCCTGTCCAAAGCATGGGGGGCTGACCTCGTCGATCTCGGCTTTGCCGGGCATATCAACGTGGACTCGGGCTACGGACCTTGGGCCAAGGGCAAGTCCCTGCGCGATGGCCTGATTGCCGCAACGGCAACACTCCCGGTTCAGAAACCTGAGGCGCGGAGGGTATCACTGTGA